A window from Uloborus diversus isolate 005 unplaced genomic scaffold, Udiv.v.3.1 scaffold_13, whole genome shotgun sequence encodes these proteins:
- the LOC129232637 gene encoding protein FAM161A-like produces MTPSDINLPTPSFEFEELRTPPDSPVSERRNRNVPTNAAFNELCSNCKSVISHCNYCKFCVCDDLRDGISNNSTEFREVTHRKRLHPRNSSETVKVTVPQPFALSHMDISRKMAAEVKMCKLKEDLKNQAEKEMNVKIRSKPVPKNTRLPLYEKMVEEGKKRKAQRKEIGMEVSRNNIPSGAMSGSTDAMAEEKQKTFKAKPLPRHILSDKVSEKLKNKEELRKMLIAQRAEEILMSARSPFSERPRRTRSEVDLTDVVCKHDSRTSKKNISAITDRLYVKKEEILARKRREEALGDSEEDLVRKRKEALRSILPRLKSLLPVFDSQREIEDKVKNFRATQTHRQREYEKELEEIMMRVSKQLLLIERQSKVTKEDVGQSRGAREGSSGEPDGESDATEEEEEDAESETTENSES; encoded by the exons ATGACACCGAGTGATATTAATTTGCCGACTCCTAGTTTTGAGTTCGAAGAACTTCGAACACCACCGGATTCGCCCGTTTCGGAACGCAGAAACCGAAACGTTCCAACAAATGCCGCCTTCAATGAGCTGTGTAGCAACTGTAAAAGTGTCATTTCTCACTGTAATTACTGTAAGTTCTGTGTTTGTGACGATTTGAGGGACGGTATTAGCAATAATTCCACAGAATTTCGGGAGGTAACGCACAGAAAACGGCTTCATCCACGAAATTCCAGCGAGACTGTCAAGGTGACCGTGCCCCAACCTTTTGCCCTGAGTCACATGGACATCTCTCGAAAAATGGCGGCAGAAGTCAAAATGTGCAAATTGAAAGAAGATTTAAAAAACCAGGCAGAGAAAGAGATGAACGTCAAAATTCGGAGCAAGCCGGTTCCGAAAAACACTCGTCTGCCGCTGTACGAGAAAATGGTGGAAGagggtaaaaaaagaaaagcccAGAGGAAGGAAATAGGTATGGAAGTGAGTCGCAACAACATTCCAAGTGGAGCGATGTCCGGTTCCACGGATGCGATGGccgaagaaaaacaaaaaactttcaaAGCGAAACCGTTACCCAGGCATATTTTGAGCGACAAAGTATcggaaaaactcaaaaataaagaaGAGTTGAGAAAAATGCTGATAGCCCAGAGGGCTGAAGAAATATTGATGTCGGCTCGATCCCCTTTTTCCGAGAGACCTCGAAGAACTCGTTCCGAGGTCGATTTGACCGATGTCGTTTGTAAGCACGATTCCAGAACTTCCAAGAAGAATATCTCTGCCATTACGGACAGACTGTACGTTAAAAA GGAAGAGATACTGGCACGAAAAAGGAGAGAAGAGGCTCTGGGCGATTCGGAAGAGGACTTGGTGCGGAAGAGGAAGGAGGCCTTGAGATCGATTCTGCCACGTCTCAAGAGTCTGCTGCCCGTCTTCGATTCTCAGAGGGAGATTGAAGACAAAGTGAAGAATTTCAG GGCCACACAGACCCACAGGCAACGAGAATACGAGAAAGAACTGGAAGAAATCATGATGCGGGTTTCCAAACAGCTCTTGTTGATTGAGAGACAATCAAAG GTCACGAAAGAAGATGTGGGGCAAAGTCGTGGGGCGAGAGAAGGATCGAGTGGAGAACCCGATGGCGAATCGGATGCAACTGAGGAGGAGGAGGAAGATGCAGAATCGGAGACTACTGAAAACTCAGAGTCATGA